In Oryza brachyantha chromosome 1, ObraRS2, whole genome shotgun sequence, the following are encoded in one genomic region:
- the LOC102704924 gene encoding amino-acid permease BAT1 homolog isoform X2 has translation MTWNKSPAAADGGDSGQARLRELGYKQELKRDLSVLSNFAFSFSIISVLTGITTLYNTGLAFGGPATMTFGWFVAGAFTMTVGLSMAEICSSFPTSGGLYYWSARLSGKRWAPFASWITGWFNIVGQWAVTTSVDFSLAQLIQVIILLGTGGNNGGGYMASKYVVIAFHAAILLSHAAINSLPISWLSFFGQFAAAWNMLGVFVLMIAVPTVATERASAKFVFTHFNTENTAGIHNNFYIFVLGLLMSQYTLTGYDASAHMTEETKNADRNGPIGIISAIGISIIVGWGYILGITFAVKDIPYLLSADNDAGGYAIAEVFYLAFKSRYGSGVGGIICLGIVAVAIYFCGMSSVTSNSRMAYAFSRDGAMPLSSVWHKVNKHEVPINAVWLSALISLCMALPSLGSLVAFQAMVSIATIGLYIAYALPILFRVTLARKHFVRGPFNLGRFGVAVGWAAVLWVATITVLFSLPVTYPVTKDTLNYTPVAVGGLFLLVLSSWLLSARHWFKGPITNLDG, from the exons ATGACGTGGAACAAatccccggcggcggccgacggcggcgacagcgggcaGGCGCGGCTCCGGGAGCTCGGCTACAAGCAGGAGCTCAAGCGCGACCTCTC GGTGCTGTCCAACTtcgccttctccttctccatcATCTCCGTGCTGACGGGGATCACGACGCTGTACAACACCGGGCTCGCCTTCGGCGGGCCGGCCACCATGACGTTCGGGTggttcgtcgccggcgccttcACCATGACCGTCGGCCTCTCCATGGCCGAGAtctgctcctccttccccaCCTCCGGCGGCCTCTACTACTGGAGCGCCCGCCTCTCCGGCAAGCGATGGGCTCCCTTCGCCTCCTGGATCACCGGATG GTTTAACATTGTCGGACAG TGGGCGGTGACCACCAGCGTGGACTTCTCCCTGGCGCAGCTGATCCAGGTGATCATCCTGCTTGGCACCGGCGGTAACAATGGAGGAGGGTACATGGCATCCAAGTACGTCGTGATCGCCTTCCACGCCGCGATCTTGCTCAGCCACGCCGCCATCAACAGCCTCCCCATCTCCTGGCTCTCCTTCTTTGGGCAGTTCGCGGCTGCCTGGAACATGCTAG GTGTCTTTGTTCTGATGATTGCTGTGCCAACTGTTGCCACTGAGAGGGCCAGTGCCAAGTTTGTCTTCACCCATTTCAACACTGAGAACACTGCTGGGATTCACAACAATTTTTACATCTTCGTTCTTGGACTCCTGATGAGCCAGTACACCCTGACAGGATACGATGCATCTGCGCATATg ACCGAGGAAACCAAAAATGCTGATAGGAACGGCCCAATTGGCATCATCAGCGCGATAGGAATATCAATAATAGTAGGATGGGGCTACATTCTTGGCATCACATTTGCAGTGAAGGACATCCCTTACCTCCTGAGCGCTGACAATGATGCTGGAGGGTACGCCATTGCTGAGGTGTTCTACCTGGCATTCAAGAGCCGATATGGGAGCGGCGTCGGTGGGATCATCTGCCTTGGGATCGTCGCCGTTGCGATATACTTCTGTGGCATGAGCTCGGTGACGAGCAACTcaag GATGGCGTACGCGTTCTCGAGAGACGGGGCGATGCCACTGTCGTCGGTTTGGCACAAGGTTAACAAGCACGAGGTGCCGATCAACGCCGTCTGGCTCTCGGCTCTCATCTCCCTCTGCATGGCATTGCCG TCGCTGGGGAGCCTGGTGGCGTTCCAGGCGATGGTGTCGATCGCGACGATCGGGCTGTACATCGCGTACGCGCTGCCGATCCTGTTCAGGGTGACGCTGGCGCGGAAGCACTTCGTGCGGGGCCCGTTCAACCTGGGGCGgttcggcgtcgccgtcgggtgGGCCGCCGTGCTGTGGGTGGCCACCATCACCGTGCTCTTCTCGCTGCCGGTGACGTACCCGGTCACCAAGGACACCCTCAACTACacccccgtcgccgtcggcggcctcTTCCTGCTCGTGCTCTCCTCGTGGCTCCTCAGCGCCAGGCACTGGTTCAAGGGCCCCATCACCAACCTCGATGGCTAG
- the LOC102704385 gene encoding uncharacterized protein LOC102704385 translates to MAAAAADEEELEPLFDYSRVQPTIAFSFDDTDIENSDIFVHCNKRRKAAGVDGDANPNGGSEAVQNADTAPRAAAVVDLGEEDWLPPPPPKTKCTVRPELEESSVLRELRLQKQAMAKFAESADDFLEKVVQTAKQKVQARIPTEHIDLDNSSERQVENARQKVVITIQDKAGQQQFRIYKDEKFDKLFKAYAKKVNLSLADLTFVFDGDKLDPASTPEDLDLEDEDMIEVRHK, encoded by the exons ATG gcggcggctgcggcggacgaggaggagctggAGCCGCTCTTCGACTACTCCCGCGTGCAGCCCACCATCGCCTTCAGCTTCGACG ACACCGACATAGAGAATTCCGACATCTTCGTCCACTGCAACAAGCGACGGAAGGCGGCCGgggtcgacggcgacgccaaCCCCAAC GGGGGGAGTGAGGCTGTTCAGAACGCTGACACTGCCCCGAGGGCAGCAGCAGTGGTGGACTTAGGAGAGGAGGATTGgttaccgccgccgccgcccaagaCCAAGTGCACTGTCAGGCCCGAATTGGAGGAGAGTAGCGTATTGCGGGAGCTGAG ATTACAAAAGCAAGCGATGGCGAAATTTGCTGAATCAGCTGATGATTTTCTGGAAAAGGTAGTCCAAACTGCTAAGCAAAAGGTTCAGGCCAGAATACCAACTGAACATATAGATCTAGACAACTCATCTGAACGACAGGTGGAGAATGCAAGACAAAAGGTGGTCATAACAATCCAGGACAAAGCTGGACAGCAGCAGTTCCGCATATACAAG GATGAGAAGTTCGACAAGCTTTTTAAGGCATATGCTAAGAAGGTTAACCTCAGCCTGGCCGACCTGACATTTGTATTCGATGGTGACAAACTTGACCCAGCAAGCACACCAGAGGACCTTGACCTAGAGGATGAGGACATGATTGAGGTGCGGCATAAGTGA
- the LOC102705201 gene encoding transcriptional corepressor LEUNIG-like isoform X2: MSQTNWEADKMLDVYIYDYFMKRNLQATAKAFQAEGKVSSDPVAIDAPGGFLFEWWSVFWDIFIARTNEKHSDVAASYIETQHMKAREQQQQQQQPPQQRQQQPQHIQMQQMLLQRAAAQQQQQQQQQQQQQQQQQQQQQQQQQQQRRDGTHLLNGTASGLPGNNPLIRQNQSTANVMATKMYEERLKLPSQRDCLEEASIKQRYGENAGQLLDSNEALLKASASGQSSGQILHGTVGGLSGSLQQVQSRSPQIPGPAQGIKTEMNPILTPRSAGPEGSFMGVQGSNQAGNNLTLKGWPLTGLEQLRSGLLQQKSFVQNQQQLQQQIHFLTPQQQQQLMLQAQQNMASPTSSDVDSRRLRMMLNNRQTNSGGDIIPNIGSPSLSGGDVDILIKKKIAQQQQLFQQQSNSQQHPQLQQPAVSSQQSQNSNQLLQQEKPGIGSMPVDGGMPNSFGGADLTTKKRKKPGSSSGRANSSGTANTAGPSPSSAPSTPSTHTPGDAMSMPQLQQNGSSAKPLVMFGSDGAGSLTSPANALGDVDRLLEDGSLDENVESFLSQDEMDPRDPLGRCMDASKGYGFSEVAKARASATKVSCCHFSSDGKLVATGGHDKKVLLWWTEPGLKPKSSLEEHSALITDVRFSPSMSRLATSSFDKTVRVWDADNTDYSLRTFTGHSASVMSLDFHPNKEDIICSCDGDGEVRSWSINNGSCLTFVQVFKGGATQMRFQPHKGKYLAAALEKAIYILDGETQLSCRKPLQGHTKNVQSLCWDSTGDNLASVSEDCVRIWSFANGHDGEFVHELNCSGNKFHSCVFHPSYPFLLVIGCYESLELWDIREKNAMTINGAHDGLVAALAACSATGKVASVSHDRSVKLWK; encoded by the exons ATGTCGCAGACCAACTGGGAGGCGGATAAGAT GCtggatgtgtatatatatgactacTTTATGAAGAGAAATCTGCAGGCAACCGCAAAGGCCTTCCAAGCAGAAGGGAAGGTCTCTTCAGATCCAGTTG CGATTGATGCTCCTGgtggttttctttttgagtGGTGGTCAGTCTTTTGGGATATTTTTATAGCAAGAACAAATGAGAAGCATTCTGATGTTGCCGCTTCGTATATTGAA ACTCAGCACATGAAAGCAAGggagcaacagcaacagcaacaacaGCCTCCTCAACAGCGACAGCAGCAACCACAGCATATACAAATGCAACAAATGTTGCTACAAAGAGCAGCAgcacagcaacagcaacagcagcagcaacaacagcagcagcagcaacagcagcagcagcagcagcagcaacaacagcagcagcagcgcagaGATGGTACTCATCTTCTCAACGGTACTGCAAGTGGACTTCCTGGAAATAATCCTTTAATACGGCAAAATCAGAGTACTGCAAATGTTATGGCAACAAAAATGTATGAGGAGAGGTTAAAATTGCCTTCCCAGAGAGATTGCTTGGAAGAGGCGTCAATTAAG CAAAGATATGGAGAGAATGCTGGACAGCTACTTGATTCAAATGAAGCATTGTTGAAAGCATCTGCAAGTGGACAATCTTCAGG GCAAATTTTGCATGGTACTGTTGGTGGTCTTTCAGGCAGTCTGCAACAGGTTCAGTCCAGGAGCCCACAAATTCCTGGGCCAGCTCAG GGTATCAAGACAGAGATGAACCCCATTTTGACACCACGGTCAGCAGGCCCTGAGGGGTCGTTTATGGGTGTCCAAG GATCTAATCAAGCTGGAAACAATTTGACTCTGAAAGGATGGCCACTCACG GGACTTGAACAACTGCGCTCTGGACTTCTACAACAGAAGTCATTTGTGCAGAATCAACAGCAACTGCAACAGCAGATTCATTTTCTTACTCcacaacagcaacagcagcttATGTTGCAGGCTCAGCAAAATATGGCTTCCCCTACATCTAGTGATGTTGACAGCAGACGATTAAGGATGATGCTTAACAACAGGCAGACAAACAGTGGTGGTGATATTATTCCAAATATTGGCTCTCCTAGTCTAAGTGGTGGAGATGTAGATATCCTGATAAAG AAGAAAATTGCTCAGCAGCAACAACTGTTTCAGCAGCAAAGCAACAGCCAGCAGCATCCACAGCTTCAGCAGCCTGCTGTCTCCAGTCAGCAGTCTCAAAACTCAAATCAGCTTCTCCAACAAGAAAAGCCTGGAATTGGAAGTATGCCTGTTGATGGGGGCATGCCAAACTCTTTCGGTGGAGCTGATCTA ACTActaagaagagaaagaaacctGGTTCATCCTCTGGTAGAGCCAATAGTTCAGGAACTGCAAATACTGCTGGCCCCTCTCCAAGCTCTGCACCATCAACGCCTTCCACTCATACACCAGGAGATGCAATGTCTATGCCGCAGCTGCAGCAGAATGGTAGTTCTGCAAAACCGTTGGTAATGTTTGGCTCTGATGGCGCTGGAAGCTTGACATCTCCAGCAAATGCGCTG GGTGATGTGGATCGTTTGCTAGAAGATGGTTCATTGGATGAAAATGTTGAATCTTTTCTATCTCAAGATGAAATGGACCCTAGGGATCCCTTGGGACGCTGCATGGATGCCAGTAAAG GGTATGGTTTTTCCGAAGTTGCGAAGGCACGGGCAAGTGCAACCAAAGTTAGCTGTTGTCACTTCTCTTCTGATGGCAAACTGGTTGCTACTGGTGGACATGATAAAAAG GTTCTTTTATGGTGGACAGAGCCTGGTCTAAAGCCTAAATCTTCGTTAGAAGAACATTCGGCTTTGATTACTGATGTTCGATTTAGCCCAAGCATGTCACGGCTTGCTACATCATCCTTTGACAAAACCGTGCGGGTTTGGGATGCTGACAAT ACTGATTATTCACTCCGTACTTTCACCGGTCATTCAGCATCTGTTATGTCACTTGattttcatccaaataaagaagATATTATTTGCTCCTGTGATGGTGATGGTGAAGTCCGCAGCTGGAGCATAAATAATGGTAGCTGCCTGACCTTTGTTCAGGTCTTTAAG GGAGGTGCTACTCAGATGAGATTTCAACCTCACAAAGGAAAATATCTTGCAGCTGCATTGGAGAAGGCAATCTACATACTTGATGGCGAGACACAACTTTCTTGTAGAAAACCCCTGCAG GGGCACACGAAGAATGTTCAATCACTTTGTTGGGATTCTACGGGCGACAATTTGGCTTCTGTCAGCGAAGATTGTGTCAGAATATGGTCATTTGCTAATGGGCATGATGGTGAATTTGTGCACGAGTTGAATTGCAGCGGGAACAAGTTccattcatgtgtttttcacCCCTCTTACCCATTTTTGCTAGTAATTGGATGCTATGAG TCTTTGGAACTCTGGGACATTAGGGAGAAAAATGCCATGACGATCAACGGTGCTCATGATGGTTTAGTTGCAGCACTAGCAGCATGTAGCGCAACAGGGAAGGTTGCGTCAGTAAGTCATGATAGGTCTGTCAAGCTCTGGAAATGA
- the LOC102705201 gene encoding transcriptional corepressor LEUNIG-like isoform X1 yields MSQTNWEADKMLDVYIYDYFMKRNLQATAKAFQAEGKVSSDPVAIDAPGGFLFEWWSVFWDIFIARTNEKHSDVAASYIETQHMKAREQQQQQQQPPQQRQQQPQHIQMQQMLLQRAAAQQQQQQQQQQQQQQQQQQQQQQQQQQQRRDGTHLLNGTASGLPGNNPLIRQNQSTANVMATKMYEERLKLPSQRDCLEEASIKQRYGENAGQLLDSNEALLKASASGQSSGQILHGTVGGLSGSLQQVQSRSPQIPGPAQQGIKTEMNPILTPRSAGPEGSFMGVQGSNQAGNNLTLKGWPLTGLEQLRSGLLQQKSFVQNQQQLQQQIHFLTPQQQQQLMLQAQQNMASPTSSDVDSRRLRMMLNNRQTNSGGDIIPNIGSPSLSGGDVDILIKKKIAQQQQLFQQQSNSQQHPQLQQPAVSSQQSQNSNQLLQQEKPGIGSMPVDGGMPNSFGGADLTTKKRKKPGSSSGRANSSGTANTAGPSPSSAPSTPSTHTPGDAMSMPQLQQNGSSAKPLVMFGSDGAGSLTSPANALGDVDRLLEDGSLDENVESFLSQDEMDPRDPLGRCMDASKGYGFSEVAKARASATKVSCCHFSSDGKLVATGGHDKKVLLWWTEPGLKPKSSLEEHSALITDVRFSPSMSRLATSSFDKTVRVWDADNTDYSLRTFTGHSASVMSLDFHPNKEDIICSCDGDGEVRSWSINNGSCLTFVQVFKGGATQMRFQPHKGKYLAAALEKAIYILDGETQLSCRKPLQGHTKNVQSLCWDSTGDNLASVSEDCVRIWSFANGHDGEFVHELNCSGNKFHSCVFHPSYPFLLVIGCYESLELWDIREKNAMTINGAHDGLVAALAACSATGKVASVSHDRSVKLWK; encoded by the exons ATGTCGCAGACCAACTGGGAGGCGGATAAGAT GCtggatgtgtatatatatgactacTTTATGAAGAGAAATCTGCAGGCAACCGCAAAGGCCTTCCAAGCAGAAGGGAAGGTCTCTTCAGATCCAGTTG CGATTGATGCTCCTGgtggttttctttttgagtGGTGGTCAGTCTTTTGGGATATTTTTATAGCAAGAACAAATGAGAAGCATTCTGATGTTGCCGCTTCGTATATTGAA ACTCAGCACATGAAAGCAAGggagcaacagcaacagcaacaacaGCCTCCTCAACAGCGACAGCAGCAACCACAGCATATACAAATGCAACAAATGTTGCTACAAAGAGCAGCAgcacagcaacagcaacagcagcagcaacaacagcagcagcagcaacagcagcagcagcagcagcagcaacaacagcagcagcagcgcagaGATGGTACTCATCTTCTCAACGGTACTGCAAGTGGACTTCCTGGAAATAATCCTTTAATACGGCAAAATCAGAGTACTGCAAATGTTATGGCAACAAAAATGTATGAGGAGAGGTTAAAATTGCCTTCCCAGAGAGATTGCTTGGAAGAGGCGTCAATTAAG CAAAGATATGGAGAGAATGCTGGACAGCTACTTGATTCAAATGAAGCATTGTTGAAAGCATCTGCAAGTGGACAATCTTCAGG GCAAATTTTGCATGGTACTGTTGGTGGTCTTTCAGGCAGTCTGCAACAGGTTCAGTCCAGGAGCCCACAAATTCCTGGGCCAGCTCAG CAGGGTATCAAGACAGAGATGAACCCCATTTTGACACCACGGTCAGCAGGCCCTGAGGGGTCGTTTATGGGTGTCCAAG GATCTAATCAAGCTGGAAACAATTTGACTCTGAAAGGATGGCCACTCACG GGACTTGAACAACTGCGCTCTGGACTTCTACAACAGAAGTCATTTGTGCAGAATCAACAGCAACTGCAACAGCAGATTCATTTTCTTACTCcacaacagcaacagcagcttATGTTGCAGGCTCAGCAAAATATGGCTTCCCCTACATCTAGTGATGTTGACAGCAGACGATTAAGGATGATGCTTAACAACAGGCAGACAAACAGTGGTGGTGATATTATTCCAAATATTGGCTCTCCTAGTCTAAGTGGTGGAGATGTAGATATCCTGATAAAG AAGAAAATTGCTCAGCAGCAACAACTGTTTCAGCAGCAAAGCAACAGCCAGCAGCATCCACAGCTTCAGCAGCCTGCTGTCTCCAGTCAGCAGTCTCAAAACTCAAATCAGCTTCTCCAACAAGAAAAGCCTGGAATTGGAAGTATGCCTGTTGATGGGGGCATGCCAAACTCTTTCGGTGGAGCTGATCTA ACTActaagaagagaaagaaacctGGTTCATCCTCTGGTAGAGCCAATAGTTCAGGAACTGCAAATACTGCTGGCCCCTCTCCAAGCTCTGCACCATCAACGCCTTCCACTCATACACCAGGAGATGCAATGTCTATGCCGCAGCTGCAGCAGAATGGTAGTTCTGCAAAACCGTTGGTAATGTTTGGCTCTGATGGCGCTGGAAGCTTGACATCTCCAGCAAATGCGCTG GGTGATGTGGATCGTTTGCTAGAAGATGGTTCATTGGATGAAAATGTTGAATCTTTTCTATCTCAAGATGAAATGGACCCTAGGGATCCCTTGGGACGCTGCATGGATGCCAGTAAAG GGTATGGTTTTTCCGAAGTTGCGAAGGCACGGGCAAGTGCAACCAAAGTTAGCTGTTGTCACTTCTCTTCTGATGGCAAACTGGTTGCTACTGGTGGACATGATAAAAAG GTTCTTTTATGGTGGACAGAGCCTGGTCTAAAGCCTAAATCTTCGTTAGAAGAACATTCGGCTTTGATTACTGATGTTCGATTTAGCCCAAGCATGTCACGGCTTGCTACATCATCCTTTGACAAAACCGTGCGGGTTTGGGATGCTGACAAT ACTGATTATTCACTCCGTACTTTCACCGGTCATTCAGCATCTGTTATGTCACTTGattttcatccaaataaagaagATATTATTTGCTCCTGTGATGGTGATGGTGAAGTCCGCAGCTGGAGCATAAATAATGGTAGCTGCCTGACCTTTGTTCAGGTCTTTAAG GGAGGTGCTACTCAGATGAGATTTCAACCTCACAAAGGAAAATATCTTGCAGCTGCATTGGAGAAGGCAATCTACATACTTGATGGCGAGACACAACTTTCTTGTAGAAAACCCCTGCAG GGGCACACGAAGAATGTTCAATCACTTTGTTGGGATTCTACGGGCGACAATTTGGCTTCTGTCAGCGAAGATTGTGTCAGAATATGGTCATTTGCTAATGGGCATGATGGTGAATTTGTGCACGAGTTGAATTGCAGCGGGAACAAGTTccattcatgtgtttttcacCCCTCTTACCCATTTTTGCTAGTAATTGGATGCTATGAG TCTTTGGAACTCTGGGACATTAGGGAGAAAAATGCCATGACGATCAACGGTGCTCATGATGGTTTAGTTGCAGCACTAGCAGCATGTAGCGCAACAGGGAAGGTTGCGTCAGTAAGTCATGATAGGTCTGTCAAGCTCTGGAAATGA